One region of Microbacterium sufflavum genomic DNA includes:
- a CDS encoding S8 family peptidase, translating to MEQPQGWTWQDRAEGSIRRGTALDPSTEPVDGIRAFPTAYLPERLLITRTVGDQEAYDREVRTLRDAADTFGWRLEIESAEREAGGDELVPGVAGFLRARLTTPDEPARGESPVAPDAWRVLQRARRLSRSTMPRTSLEHVLSIDPVGLNPFTRTNPFTRTNPFTRTNPVRGAGAGTGGSDDYLEPGRGARQPVSWLGPAPVRAPAPKRGRRPVVAVLDTGCGEHAWLPSDIVTRHIELDGVPVGLTDDADPERYPDLYGQLDGEIDAVAGHGTFISGIVRQTAPDADILSIRVAGALGVVDESTLLETVAQVVELLRRHREDPKTGFPIDVLNLSLSYYHETPTDGLFSRTLYELLAKARELGCVVVCSAGNDAIDRPSFPASLWPWPGADNGLPADKGAPHVAVGALNPSSRSVALFSNVGPWVHVYAPGAAVVSTSPAFVGGAQAATRADVDGLVRETLDPDDYRGGFAVWSGTSFAAPYLAGRIAAELGAVPVAGATPAAAAKAVSAVLAELPDPHDRG from the coding sequence ATGGAGCAGCCCCAGGGATGGACGTGGCAGGACCGCGCGGAGGGATCGATCCGCCGCGGCACCGCTCTCGACCCGAGCACGGAACCCGTGGACGGCATCCGCGCCTTCCCTACCGCGTACCTGCCCGAACGCCTGCTGATCACGCGCACCGTCGGTGACCAGGAGGCATACGACCGCGAGGTGCGCACGCTGCGCGACGCCGCCGACACCTTCGGCTGGCGGCTCGAGATCGAATCGGCGGAGCGCGAGGCCGGCGGCGACGAGCTGGTACCGGGCGTCGCCGGGTTCCTGCGCGCGCGCCTGACCACGCCCGACGAGCCGGCCAGGGGCGAGTCGCCCGTGGCGCCGGACGCCTGGCGGGTGCTGCAGCGGGCACGGCGCCTGTCGCGGTCGACCATGCCGCGCACGAGCCTCGAGCACGTGCTGTCGATCGACCCCGTCGGCCTCAACCCCTTCACGCGCACGAACCCGTTCACACGCACCAACCCGTTCACCCGCACCAACCCCGTGCGCGGCGCGGGTGCGGGCACCGGCGGCAGCGACGACTATCTGGAGCCGGGCCGCGGGGCACGGCAGCCCGTCTCGTGGCTGGGGCCCGCGCCCGTGCGCGCTCCAGCGCCGAAGCGCGGACGACGCCCGGTCGTCGCGGTGCTCGACACGGGCTGCGGCGAGCACGCCTGGCTGCCGTCCGACATCGTCACGCGGCACATCGAGCTCGACGGCGTCCCGGTCGGGCTCACCGACGACGCCGACCCCGAACGCTACCCCGACCTGTACGGCCAGCTCGACGGCGAGATCGACGCGGTGGCCGGGCACGGCACGTTCATCTCCGGGATCGTGCGGCAGACCGCACCCGACGCCGACATCCTGTCGATCCGGGTGGCCGGCGCGCTCGGAGTGGTCGACGAGAGCACCCTGCTGGAGACCGTGGCGCAGGTGGTGGAGCTGCTGCGCCGGCACCGGGAGGACCCGAAGACGGGCTTCCCCATCGACGTGCTCAACCTGTCGCTCAGCTACTACCACGAGACCCCGACCGACGGGCTGTTCAGCCGCACGCTGTACGAGCTGCTGGCGAAGGCGCGCGAGCTCGGCTGCGTGGTCGTGTGCTCGGCCGGCAACGACGCGATCGACCGGCCGTCCTTCCCGGCGTCGCTGTGGCCGTGGCCGGGAGCCGACAACGGGCTGCCCGCCGACAAGGGCGCACCGCACGTGGCCGTCGGCGCCCTCAACCCGTCGTCGCGCTCGGTCGCGCTGTTCTCCAACGTCGGGCCCTGGGTGCACGTGTACGCCCCGGGCGCGGCGGTCGTCAGCACCTCGCCCGCGTTCGTCGGCGGTGCCCAGGCGGCGACCAGGGCCGACGTCGACGGCCTGGTGCGCGAGACGCTCGACCCCGACGACTACCGGGGCGGCTTCGCGGTCTGGAGCGGCACGTCGTTCGCAGCGCCGTACCTCGCCGGTCGCATCGCGGCGGAGCTCGGGGCCGTCCCGGTGGCGGGCGCGACCCCGGCCGCGGCGGCGAAGGCCGTGTCCGCCGTGCTCGCCGAGCTCCCCGACCCGCACGACCGCGGCTGA
- a CDS encoding RNA polymerase sigma factor encodes MIDGASGAAPLDPASDDGRARWERAADLFGAWREGDGRAMDELVRLLSPVLWHVVRAYGLERTLAEDVVQTTWLRLVRGQGSIADPRAVSAWLTTTARREAWKAAKANGRIATTEADDLDTLLPEQASAEDHATLGDENRRLWLAVRRLTERCQRLLRVIAFDDRPDYARLATDLGMPVGSIGPTRSRCLAKLRDLLDAPAPHTGGGRS; translated from the coding sequence ATGATCGACGGTGCCTCCGGCGCCGCCCCCCTCGATCCTGCATCCGACGACGGCCGGGCACGGTGGGAACGTGCCGCTGACCTGTTCGGCGCATGGCGCGAAGGCGACGGCCGCGCGATGGATGAGCTCGTGCGACTGCTGTCGCCCGTGCTCTGGCACGTCGTCCGCGCCTACGGGCTCGAACGCACCCTCGCGGAAGACGTGGTGCAGACCACGTGGCTGCGGCTCGTCCGCGGTCAGGGCTCGATCGCCGACCCGCGCGCCGTGTCGGCCTGGCTCACCACGACCGCCCGCCGCGAGGCGTGGAAGGCCGCGAAGGCCAACGGCCGCATCGCCACGACCGAGGCCGACGACCTCGACACCCTCCTGCCCGAACAGGCCTCGGCCGAGGACCACGCGACGCTCGGCGACGAGAACCGCCGACTCTGGCTCGCCGTGCGCCGCCTGACCGAGCGGTGCCAGCGCCTGCTCCGCGTGATCGCCTTCGACGACCGTCCCGACTACGCCCGCCTCGCGACCGACCTCGGCATGCCCGTCGGCAGCATCGGGCCGACCCGCAGCCGGTGCCTCGCCAAGCTGCGCGACCTGCTCGACGCCCCGGCGCCGCACACCGGAGGGGGACGCTCATGA
- a CDS encoding type II toxin-antitoxin system HicB family antitoxin, with product MSTVKPDHYAYRVRWSPEDAAYVGTVAELPSLSWVSEDQGDAFRGIRQLVADVLDDMTANGEEPPVAISDRSYSGKFLVRLTPEAHRRLAIDAAEQHVSLNRLAVSRLIGA from the coding sequence ATGTCGACAGTGAAGCCTGACCACTACGCATACCGCGTTCGATGGTCCCCGGAGGACGCCGCGTATGTCGGCACGGTTGCCGAGTTGCCTTCGCTGTCCTGGGTGTCGGAGGACCAGGGCGACGCGTTCCGGGGTATCCGACAGCTCGTCGCCGATGTGCTCGACGACATGACGGCGAACGGGGAGGAGCCGCCCGTGGCCATCTCCGACCGCTCCTACTCCGGCAAGTTCCTGGTTCGGCTCACACCGGAGGCGCACCGTCGGCTGGCGATCGACGCGGCGGAGCAGCACGTGTCGCTCAACCGCTTGGCCGTCAGTCGACTGATCGGCGCCTGA
- a CDS encoding MFS transporter, whose translation MTTATTPHRLWRNTRYLTWLVSDTSKGLAASLFGFAVPLLALLITNDPAQAGIIGAAGLVARVLLTLAGGVLADRHRRIVLMLLGSLLGIVLAGAFTLLAIGDALTFTSLLVIDVLLAARSGLFDVAGESALKEIVPDEAMGRAQAANQGRDAALQLAGGPLGGLLLGLGGWVVGAVMTLCHAVAAVTAWMLRRQTRRAGIADTGAEDDAPADEPALRPHAGRELREGFTWLLSRRDLGGVMIILTIVNLGFNAAITTVVYALQQAGHSELRIGTLSAVIGAVMLVGAVLAPLLVPRVPAGILTVGGLAVVALGAVALTTVREPWAIAVVLGVSVLLLPALNAALLGYFMVATPSRLLGRANSAIGVLAMGAMPLAPLIAGFGLSWLGREGTILVCAGLCLVAAALALGNRALRALPVEARWAEHAATFAAE comes from the coding sequence ATGACCACCGCCACCACCCCCCACCGCCTGTGGCGCAACACCCGCTACCTCACCTGGCTCGTGAGCGACACCAGCAAGGGGCTCGCCGCCTCCCTGTTCGGCTTCGCCGTCCCGCTCCTGGCGCTCCTCATCACGAACGACCCCGCGCAGGCGGGCATCATCGGCGCCGCCGGACTCGTCGCCCGCGTGCTGCTCACGCTCGCCGGGGGCGTGCTCGCCGACCGCCACCGGCGCATCGTCCTCATGCTGCTCGGCTCCCTGCTGGGCATCGTCCTCGCGGGCGCCTTCACTCTGCTCGCGATCGGCGACGCCCTCACCTTCACGTCACTGCTCGTGATCGACGTGCTGCTCGCCGCCCGCAGCGGCCTGTTCGACGTGGCCGGCGAGAGCGCGCTCAAGGAAATCGTGCCCGACGAGGCGATGGGCCGCGCCCAGGCCGCGAACCAGGGCAGGGACGCGGCGCTCCAGCTCGCCGGCGGCCCGCTGGGCGGACTGCTCCTCGGCCTCGGCGGCTGGGTGGTCGGTGCGGTCATGACGCTGTGCCACGCCGTCGCCGCGGTGACCGCCTGGATGCTGCGCCGGCAGACGCGACGGGCGGGGATCGCCGACACCGGAGCCGAGGACGACGCGCCGGCGGACGAGCCGGCCCTGCGTCCCCACGCGGGGCGCGAGCTGCGGGAAGGCTTCACCTGGCTGCTCTCCCGCCGCGACCTCGGTGGCGTGATGATCATCCTCACCATCGTGAACCTCGGGTTCAACGCGGCCATCACGACCGTCGTGTACGCGCTGCAGCAGGCGGGACACTCCGAACTGCGGATCGGCACCCTGAGCGCGGTGATCGGCGCGGTCATGTTGGTCGGGGCCGTGCTGGCGCCGCTGCTCGTGCCGCGCGTCCCCGCGGGCATCCTCACGGTGGGCGGCCTCGCCGTGGTCGCGCTCGGCGCGGTCGCGCTCACCACGGTGCGCGAGCCCTGGGCGATCGCGGTGGTGCTCGGCGTGTCGGTCCTGCTGCTCCCCGCGCTGAACGCCGCCCTCCTCGGCTACTTCATGGTCGCGACACCCTCGCGGCTGCTCGGCCGCGCGAACAGTGCCATCGGGGTGCTCGCGATGGGGGCGATGCCCCTGGCCCCGCTGATCGCCGGGTTCGGGCTCTCCTGGCTCGGCCGCGAGGGCACGATCCTCGTGTGCGCCGGCCTGTGCCTGGTCGCGGCCGCGCTCGCGCTCGGCAATCGCGCGCTGCGTGCCCTCCCGGTCGAGGCGCGGTGGGCCGAGCACGCGGCCACCTTCGCGGCCGAGTAG
- a CDS encoding winged helix-turn-helix domain-containing protein, translated as MADDAGTSAGDDAVFMTSAMLKAYSHPLRRRILRLIARREHLRAADIAAELGVPANSASFHLRVLADAGLIEEAPDRARDRRDRVWTGRKRALNLGDPQNPVADEALGGAVVAALAEEHGELVRRVLAWSPDYVAGRTTEVHASFVQRTIRLTEAEFEDVMRQVNDVLSAADDAHDATDPDGRYWQLDIVVADDTI; from the coding sequence ATGGCCGACGACGCGGGGACGAGCGCGGGCGACGACGCCGTCTTCATGACCTCGGCGATGCTGAAGGCCTACTCGCATCCGCTGCGCCGCCGGATCCTGCGCCTCATCGCGCGCCGCGAGCACCTGCGGGCCGCCGACATCGCCGCCGAGCTCGGCGTTCCCGCGAACAGCGCGAGCTTCCACCTCCGGGTGCTCGCCGACGCCGGACTCATCGAGGAGGCCCCCGACCGCGCGCGCGACCGCCGCGACCGGGTCTGGACCGGACGCAAGCGCGCCCTCAACCTCGGCGACCCGCAGAACCCGGTGGCCGATGAGGCGCTCGGCGGCGCGGTGGTCGCCGCCCTGGCGGAGGAGCACGGCGAGCTGGTGCGCCGCGTGCTCGCCTGGAGCCCCGACTACGTCGCCGGCCGCACGACCGAGGTGCACGCGTCGTTCGTGCAGCGCACGATCCGCCTGACCGAGGCCGAGTTCGAAGACGTGATGCGCCAGGTCAACGACGTGCTGTCGGCGGCCGACGACGCGCACGACGCCACAGACCCCGACGGTCGTTACTGGCAGCTGGACATCGTCGTCGCCGACGACACCATCTGA
- a CDS encoding FUSC family protein has product MTPEERRLRDHPRLRLRERRSYLSRTLRDAVRPPRLLLVAKTALAVGLAWAVAPHMPGVTDEYPYYAPLGALVSMYPTLMGSMRSSLQTLFGLAAGIGLAALIVLTVGPTWWTIPLVVGLGVLLSGTGWFGAGREYVPMAALFVLIIGGQNADDYSVGYLAQMAVGVVIGLLVNLLIAPAPLAAAAASRVESFRTQLGEHLHDIGYAVSESWPPETAQWAEDAASLAETTADLRAALAEADESVRYNPRARRRHVGTAHIHEDLSTLDRIAHLIRDIADATADTIWDRPAAIPLDPALPEPLSAACHAVADVIAEPDPGSSEAHRRRGEAARATRLLLERVDDRTFDARSTMGPGVLTAMHLRRILILSGERPDGDA; this is encoded by the coding sequence GTGACGCCCGAGGAACGCCGCCTCCGCGACCACCCGCGCCTGCGCCTGCGCGAACGCCGGTCGTACCTCTCGCGCACCCTGCGCGACGCCGTGCGACCGCCGCGGCTGCTGCTCGTGGCGAAGACGGCGCTCGCGGTCGGGCTCGCGTGGGCCGTCGCGCCGCACATGCCGGGCGTCACCGACGAGTATCCGTACTACGCGCCGCTCGGTGCTCTGGTGAGCATGTACCCGACGCTGATGGGCTCGATGCGCTCGAGCCTGCAGACGCTGTTCGGGCTCGCCGCGGGCATCGGCCTGGCCGCCCTGATCGTGCTCACCGTCGGTCCGACGTGGTGGACCATCCCGCTCGTGGTGGGTCTGGGCGTGCTGCTGTCGGGCACGGGATGGTTCGGCGCCGGGCGCGAGTACGTGCCGATGGCCGCGCTGTTCGTGCTGATCATCGGGGGACAGAACGCCGACGACTACTCGGTGGGGTACCTGGCGCAGATGGCCGTCGGCGTGGTGATCGGGCTCCTGGTGAACCTGCTGATCGCGCCCGCACCGCTCGCCGCGGCGGCTGCGTCGAGAGTGGAGTCCTTCCGCACGCAGCTGGGCGAGCACCTGCACGACATCGGGTACGCGGTGTCGGAGTCGTGGCCGCCGGAGACCGCACAGTGGGCGGAGGACGCGGCGTCCCTCGCCGAGACCACCGCCGATCTGCGGGCGGCGCTGGCCGAGGCCGACGAGAGCGTGCGGTACAACCCACGCGCGCGACGCCGGCACGTGGGGACAGCGCACATCCACGAGGACCTCTCGACGCTCGACCGCATCGCCCATCTGATCCGCGACATCGCCGATGCGACCGCCGACACCATCTGGGACCGGCCCGCCGCCATCCCGCTCGACCCCGCGCTGCCCGAGCCCCTGTCGGCGGCCTGTCACGCGGTGGCCGACGTGATCGCCGAACCCGATCCCGGCTCGAGCGAGGCGCACCGCCGGCGGGGTGAGGCCGCGCGGGCGACCCGCCTGCTGCTGGAGCGTGTGGACGACCGCACGTTCGACGCGCGCAGCACGATGGGTCCCGGCGTGCTGACGGCGATGCACCTGCGGCGGATCCTGATCCTCAGCGGCGAGCGCCCGGACGGCGACGCGTGA
- a CDS encoding ABC transporter ATP-binding protein, producing the protein MTAVIEVQNLTKRYKEKRALDNVSLALEGGSIYGLLGRNGAGKTTLMSILTAQNFESSGTVKVFGEHPYENAHVLGRICFVRESQKYPDDAYPKHAFKAASLFFPNWDQAFADELIAEFQLPMKQTIKKLSRGQLSAVGVIIGLASRAEITFFDEPYLGLDAVARQIFYDRLVEDYSEHPRTIILSSHLIDEVSNLIEKVIVIDNGRILLNEDTDAVRDRAVTVVGEAAKVDAWAEGREILHRDELGRVASVTVMGRLSPEERSAVVAAGLDLTPVSLQQLVVRLTQKNDAAADRAGAVKEEVR; encoded by the coding sequence ATGACCGCCGTCATCGAGGTGCAGAACCTCACCAAGCGCTACAAGGAGAAGAGGGCGCTCGACAACGTCTCGCTCGCCCTCGAAGGGGGCTCGATCTACGGGCTCCTCGGCCGCAACGGTGCCGGGAAGACGACCCTCATGTCGATCCTCACGGCCCAGAACTTCGAGTCGTCCGGCACCGTGAAGGTGTTCGGCGAGCACCCCTACGAGAACGCGCACGTGCTCGGCCGCATCTGCTTCGTGCGCGAGAGCCAGAAATACCCGGACGACGCCTACCCGAAGCACGCGTTCAAGGCCGCGAGCCTGTTCTTCCCGAACTGGGACCAGGCGTTCGCCGACGAGCTGATCGCGGAGTTCCAGCTGCCGATGAAGCAGACCATCAAGAAGCTGTCGCGTGGACAGCTCTCGGCGGTCGGCGTGATCATCGGACTCGCCTCGCGCGCCGAGATCACCTTCTTCGACGAGCCGTACCTCGGGCTCGACGCGGTCGCCCGGCAGATCTTCTACGACCGCCTGGTGGAGGACTACTCCGAGCACCCGCGCACCATCATCCTGTCCTCGCACCTGATCGACGAGGTGTCGAACCTCATCGAGAAGGTCATCGTGATCGACAACGGACGGATCCTGCTGAACGAGGACACCGATGCCGTGCGTGACCGCGCGGTGACCGTGGTGGGCGAGGCCGCGAAGGTCGACGCCTGGGCGGAGGGCCGCGAGATCCTGCACCGCGACGAGCTCGGCCGGGTGGCCTCGGTCACCGTCATGGGCCGGCTCTCGCCCGAGGAGCGCTCCGCGGTCGTCGCCGCGGGCCTCGACCTCACGCCGGTGTCGCTGCAGCAGCTCGTCGTCCGGCTCACCCAGAAGAACGACGCCGCCGCCGACCGAGCCGGTGCGGTGAAGGAGGAGGTCCGCTGA
- a CDS encoding GntR family transcriptional regulator, with the protein MIEEGKPLFLQIAEQIEDSILDGSLAEEAQAPSTNELAAFYRINPATAAKGVAMLTEKGVLHKRRGIGMFVSEGARDLLLGERRAAFADRYIDPLLAEARTLGLGAEDLADLLRQRAAHTPTPEGKNPA; encoded by the coding sequence GTGATCGAAGAAGGCAAGCCGCTCTTCCTCCAGATCGCCGAGCAGATCGAGGACTCGATCCTCGACGGCTCACTCGCCGAGGAGGCGCAGGCTCCTTCCACGAACGAGCTCGCCGCGTTCTACCGCATCAACCCCGCCACGGCGGCGAAGGGAGTCGCGATGCTCACCGAAAAGGGAGTGCTCCACAAGCGCCGAGGCATCGGCATGTTCGTCTCGGAAGGCGCCAGGGACCTGCTCCTCGGCGAGCGCCGCGCGGCCTTCGCCGACCGCTACATCGACCCGCTCCTCGCGGAAGCCCGCACGCTGGGCCTCGGCGCGGAAGACCTCGCGGACCTGCTCCGGCAGCGCGCCGCACACACCCCCACCCCAGAAGGGAAGAACCCCGCATGA
- a CDS encoding GbsR/MarR family transcriptional regulator — translation MTRAPGGEAANADDGSDATAGDAEQQREHRGVEPAEQAAAMLTAAGMPRMPARVMMALVAAPEGGYTAAELAERLGVSPAAVSGAVRYLQQLHFIQRRPRPGERRDRYAFVHDPFYRSIVGNLPVYARLAEYIDDIAGAHGDDPDAQTRAVELAAFFRFLSARMRQIVEEWHESRHDRS, via the coding sequence ATGACGCGGGCACCGGGCGGGGAGGCCGCGAACGCCGACGACGGGTCGGACGCGACGGCGGGCGATGCCGAGCAGCAGCGCGAGCACCGGGGCGTGGAACCGGCGGAGCAGGCGGCGGCGATGCTCACGGCGGCGGGGATGCCGCGGATGCCGGCGCGCGTGATGATGGCCCTGGTCGCGGCGCCCGAGGGCGGGTACACCGCGGCCGAGCTGGCCGAGCGGCTCGGCGTCTCCCCCGCGGCGGTGTCGGGGGCGGTGCGCTACCTGCAGCAGCTGCACTTCATCCAGCGGCGCCCGCGGCCGGGTGAGCGCCGTGACCGGTACGCGTTCGTGCACGATCCCTTCTACCGCTCGATCGTGGGCAACCTTCCCGTGTACGCGCGGCTCGCGGAGTACATCGACGACATCGCGGGCGCGCACGGCGACGATCCCGACGCGCAGACGCGGGCGGTCGAGCTGGCCGCATTCTTCCGGTTCCTGTCCGCGCGCATGCGGCAGATCGTGGAGGAGTGGCACGAGTCGCGGCACGACCGGAGCTGA